GGTCTTCAATGATGCCCTGTAGACGACCGTCGCGCAGTTCGATAGCGCCTTTGAGGAGAAACGGACAGTTGGCACAAGGCTTCTTGAGCTTGAAGTAGTCCCTGATTGACTGTACCTGTTTCATGTCTTCTATTCCTGAAAGTAGCCGCGTTCTCGAATGCTCTGGCGCAGTTTGTCATAAAACGCGGTGGCTTGCTCGTCACTGTCACCATTGGCGGGCCACTGGGCGGTCGAATCGTCGGTCAGCACCTGGGCAAAGCTGGTCAGCAAGTCTTCCCGTTCCAGGGTGTCGATGGCCCCAGATGCGCACGACTCGATGTGCTTGATGGTGGTGCGCAGTTTGCGTTGGGTGAGATTGGCCCGACATTCCAGCCAGAGAATTTGCGCCTGATCTTCTTCCAGTTCCACGCGCATGGCCCGTTTAGCCAGCTTCCGTACCGCATTTACGCCTGACATAAAAACTCCGTGAGTCAAGGTGAGCATTAGCCTAACCATGGCAAAGCATGAGTCAGACTATAATTACCATTATGGTAATTTGTCAATGCCACCACTAGAGCCCCAGATCGATCTCAAGGCATTCTGCTATCAATTTTGGATGGTGCGCGACACATTTTGGCAAGTAAGGGGTTTGTAGGAGGTCTGTGCGCACCCAAGCTTTGTGGCCTTCACGCTCCAGGAGATGATTGCAGACAGCAGTGATTTTTTTTAAAGTGCACGCATGGATGCCTTGTGGGTCAGCTTTTGTATGCTTGAGAGACCCCTCTACGGCATGAATAATTTCGTTTGTCCGCCAACTGGCGGTGTCATCGACATTCAAGGCACTGATAATTTGATCTGCGGACACCACAGGGCTTTCCATCACCGCGCATAACGCTCTACCCCATGCCCGACCGGCGTACGCGTTGCGCTTATCGCTGGTGGCTTTGGTTCGGATGTATTCGATCAAATCCTCATCTTTGGCAGGGTAGTTGGCAAGTCCAAGGGCCCGGACACGAACGAAGAACCGTGGGTCATCATGTTCATTGGCATGGTGCTGCACAAGTGTCCGCACACTCTGCTCCGGGAGCCCTTCCGCAAACGCCTCAATGGTTTCCAAGGGTAAGGAATGCTCTTTGCTATAACTGGTGAGTTTTCTGTGAATGGCTGCCAGCAGTTCGTGGTGCTCACGCAACAGATCTAGTACCGGTCGAGGCAATTCACGACTGAATGCCTTGGGCGGCCTATGGTATTCGCCATCTATATAGATGTTTTCTGGCTTCATGTATTCCCTCAGAAGCCAGATGATCGAGCGCTTTTCACACATGTTAACTATCTCATGGCGATCCCCGTGCGACAGCAAAGCTTTAAGCGCAATGGCAAAGGCCTTTGGGAAGCCGTGAGCGCAGAAGTGGTCGGCGAGCACTACGAAACGGGACGGCACCATGACATTTTTCTTTAGATGCTGAGTGAGTAGTTCCGAGTGGATTTCATCGGTGCTTTTTTTCGAATACATTTCGGATTGGGCAGGGGGCATGTGTTCGATAATTTCACTGAAAACCTCTGGCGGAATAACGCCAGAAAGCCTGCGCGCAATGAGTTGATCGAACTGAATGGCGCGATACATGTCCTCTGAGAGCTTCGTGGACACGTTGAGGTGGCCATGCTCTAACGCCTGGATCATGCAATCCCTGTACATAAAAAACGCGTCCCGCACCTCGGCTGGGTTGTTGTTGTCTATTGCCGATTTGATTGCGGTGATTACGGTGCCGCTGTAATGATGGCAGTCATTGAGGTTCATCAGTGGGCGTCTCATTCAGGGTGTCCGGGATAGGTGCATTATAGGCACAGTGATACCCACATTGCCCAGCACCCAGCCGACCAAGAAAGAGGGATAAGAATATTGTATTAACATTGGGTTATAGCTAAAATGACATTCTGTTTTCTAGCTTTTTGGATAGCGTATGTCGTCGTTACTGGATGCCGCATGCATGCTTTTGGCAGGGGCATTGGCAGGTGGTGTTTTGAATGTAGTGGCTTGTATCCTTCCTCGGCGTATCAAGGAAAGTGCGCTCACTGAAGCCATGGTGGTGCTGCACCTATCGGCGAACCAAGATGATGTGAACCGCGAACCTTGTGTTTCCATCTGGCGAGCGTTTCGGGGAAACCCCTTTACGATTGCGATCTGCGCCAGTATAGCTTTTGGCATATGTCTGTCGCAGGGACTTAGTCTCTGGAGCGTGGCCTGCATTATATTTGGTTGGGTGGCAGTGCTGGTTTCTAAAATTGACCACAAGCATGGCTTAATTCCCGATGAAATTACACTCCCGCTGATTTGGGTCGGCCTGATGCTTGGTTATTTTGAGGTGATCACTGATATAGAATCCGCCCTATGGGGTGCGATAGCGGGTTACCTTTCATTATGGATTCTCTATAAGGCGCATCTCAAAATCACGGGAGTGGAAGGGATGGGTCATGGCGATTTCAAACTTTTGGCGTTGATGGGTAGTTGGGGTGGGTGGCAGATTTTACCACTGACTATTTTTTATGCAAGCCTACTTCTCTTTGCAGCAATGCTCCTGTATTTGAGCACCATTAGTCCAAAAGACTTCGATGCACGCGGAGGAGTCGCATTGGGGCCTTACTTGGCAATTGGAGGGTGGGTTTCTCTTCTTCAAGGTGGTGGAATCTAAGAGCCTTGTTCAAAATGTGTATTAATAAATATGGAATTAATTAATGAAGAAGATAAAAGGAGTTACACTCCTTGAATTGATGCTTGTTGCAGGAATCATTGCCATTGGCACACTGATGTCGCTTTGGAATAAACAGGCTGACCTCGAACAGCAGCAAAGTCTCAGGTCGGGTTGATTTTGTCGCAGTATAACAACGCTGTGCGGAACTATCTGGCCAAGCATTCGGATACCCCATCTGGAATAAAAATTGGGTCTACATGGTTAAAGAACACAAATTGTGGCGGCCCATTCGCGCCCAATGCTGAATATCTACAATGTAGTTTCCCCGACGCCTCCACCGCAAGTCCCATTAAATTTGGTCAATTGAGTTTGACTACAGTGATCCAGGCTACGGGTACCTCCCCGAATCGTAGGGTGTCTGCCACCACCACCACCACACCTTTCAAAATACTCAAGAATCGTGACTTGCAGGTCAGGTCGGATTTGTCGGGTATTGCAGCCATGACTGCTGCCGCTGGCAGTGGCATTAATTACGATCAGAATGCTGCAGCCACCGCCGTTACTAGTGATGCCAGTTACAGCTCGAATCCTATAACGGCCCAGATCACTATGGTGGCCAGCAACAGTGCGGA
The Pseudomonas sp. Leaf58 genome window above contains:
- a CDS encoding prepilin-type N-terminal cleavage/methylation domain-containing protein, whose product is MKKIKGVTLLELMLVAGIIAIGTLMSLWNKQADLEQQQSLRSG
- a CDS encoding A24 family peptidase, giving the protein MSSLLDAACMLLAGALAGGVLNVVACILPRRIKESALTEAMVVLHLSANQDDVNREPCVSIWRAFRGNPFTIAICASIAFGICLSQGLSLWSVACIIFGWVAVLVSKIDHKHGLIPDEITLPLIWVGLMLGYFEVITDIESALWGAIAGYLSLWILYKAHLKITGVEGMGHGDFKLLALMGSWGGWQILPLTIFYASLLLFAAMLLYLSTISPKDFDARGGVALGPYLAIGGWVSLLQGGGI